AGGGAAATACATTTACACCGGCGATTGCAGCGCGTAATTTTAATGAAGGTGGTGAACGCACGGAATATAAAACGGATATTAACAACAAAACGCTTGAATTCTATTTGAAATATGATAAGGAATTACCGGAAATAAAAAGTAATATAGACGCGACACTAGGCTATGGCTACTATAAAAACAGTACCAAAGCTTATAATTTCGATCGGACCAATGAGGCTGGTGAGGTACTGACATCAGTCAATCTTCCTTTTGATAGACCTGAGAACTTATTAATCTCTTACTACGGTCGTTTGATCTATACCTATGATAATCGCTATGTACTCTCTGGAACATTACGTACTGACGGTTCCTCAAGGTTTAGTCCCGATAACCGATGGGGATATTTCCCTTCTGTAGGTTTTACTTGGCGCGCCAAAAATGAGCGTTTACTGAAAGATATTGCTGCACTTTCGGACCTTAAGTTCCGTCTAAGCTACGGAAAAACAGGACAGCAGGACGGTATCGCCAATTATTCTTACTTGCCTAATTATACAATCGGGGGTAATCAGTCCATGTATCGTTTTGGAAATGAATACTATTATTTGTATTCACCCGTGGTCTATGATGGTGATATCCGCTGGGAAAGCACCACAACATATAATGCAGGTATTGATTTTGGTTTTAACAACAACCGTATCTACGGGAGTGTAGATTACTATTCGAAAAAGACCAGGGATCTTTTGAGTACTATTCCGATAGCTGTGGGGTCTAACTTTAGCAATTTTCTGTTGACCAACGTCGGTAATATGGAAAATCAAGGGCTGGAGTTGAACCTGCATGTTGTCCCTGTCAAATCGGAGAAATCGACCTTGGATCTGGGCTTCAACTTGACTTACAACAGGAGTAAAGTCACCAACCTGACCCTGTCCGATGATCCGAATTTTATGATTGAAACGGGGGGTATCCGCGGTGGGACAGGCAATAATATTCAGGCCCATCAGGTAGGTTACACCCCTTATAGTTTTAGAGCATTTCAGCAGGTATATGATGAACAGGGAAAGCCAGTAGAGGGTTTGTATGTAGACCGGAACGGTGATGGAGTGATCAGTGATAGTGATCGTTATATGTACAAATCACCGCTTCCAAAATATCTATTGGGATTTACAGCTGCATATGCTTACCAGAAATGGTCCTTGGCAACGACACTACGCGCAAATTTGGATAACTATGTGTACGACAACGTGTCTTCCAATTTTGGCAGCAGCTACAATGTCATTGACCAGGCTTCCCTGGTGATCAACAATGCACCAGTAGATTTTCTGAATAGCAATTTCAAAGAAAAACAGCTTCAGAGTGATTATTATATCAAAAATGCCTCTTTTCTGAAAATGGATAATATCAATGTCTCGTATCAGCTTGGACAATTTATTCGAAACAGCAAAGCGAATCTTTCGATTTCGGCAACGGTGCAGAATGTCTTCACTGTTTCGAAATATAAAGGTGTAGATCCGGAGATCTCCAATGGTATTGATGACCGTTTTTATCCACGACCACGTACCTATGTATTGGGTATCAATGTCAATTTTTAGGAAAAGAAGAATGTTTAAATCGTGTATTAACTGCGCATAAAATGAAAAAATTAAATAAATATATATCGGCTTGTTTGTTAGCACTGGCGCTATCAAGTTGCCATAAAGATTTGGATCTCAAGCCCACCAATGATGTGATTGCTGAAGTGGCATATAAAGATTTTACCGGCTATACACAGGCTTTTGCAAGATTGTATGGTTCACTGACATTAACGAGCACTTCAGGCCCAAATAATACAGATCTGGGTGGTTTGGATGCGGGGACATCCGACTTTTTGCGTCTTTTTTGGAATGCACAGGAGCTGACGACCGACGAAGCCGCCTGCGCCTGGCTGAACGATCCCGGAATTAGCGGTTTGGATTACCTCAATTTTGATGATAGCAATCCTATGCTGCGGGGCCTCTATACACGCTGTGTATATACCGCGACACTGGTAAATGAATTTCTGAGAGAAAGCACCGATGCAAAGCTGAGTGAACGCGGTATCTCGGAAGCCGATAAAGCTGAAATCGCTTACTATCGTGCTGAAGCCCGCTTTATACGCGCTTATAATTATTGGGTATTGCTTGACCTATTTGGCAATCCGCCATTTGTGACGGAGGAAACCGCTGTGGGCAAAGTTGCCCCGCCACAGATCAAAAGGCCTGATCTTTTTGCCTATGTGGAAAAAGAGTTGTTGGCTGTGGCAGATCAGCTTAAAGGAAGTAAAAAGAATGTTTATGGTCGTGTAGACCAGGTTGCGGCCTGGGGACTACTGGCCAGACTATACCTCAATGCCGAAGTCTATCTAGGGACTGGCACTAAAAAATATACAGAGGCGATTACCTATGCCGAAAAAGTATTGAATTCGGGTTATAGTTTAGGAACGAATTATCGGCAGTTGTTTTATGCAGATAATGACCTGAACAATCCTGAATTTATCTTTTATCTACCTTATGATGGTACCAAGACCCAAAGTAAGGGTGGTACAACCTACCTGATCAATGCTGCGATTGACGCAACGATGAATCCGGGCTCCTTTGGTGTACCCGGTGGTGGCTGGGCAGGCAACAGAACCCGCGATAACATTGCTACGATTTTTGGCGACTATTCTGGCGCAACAGATAAACGCGCCATGTTCCATTTAAACGCTAGCGTTAAAATTGAGGACATTGCTGTCTATAAACAGGGCTTGGCTGTCACCAAATTCCGCAATGTCAACAAAGATAATACGGCTCCCGTTGCAGCGGAAGGATTTGTTGCTTCGGTAGATTTCCCATTGATCCGTTTGGCAGAAATGCACTTAATCTATGCCGAAGCTACCCTTCGTGGCGGTACAGGCGGAACAGTTGCTAAGGCACTTGATTATGTAAACAAATTGCGTGTAAGGGCCTATGGTAATACCAGTGGCAATTTAACGAATATCTCCTTGGACGATATCCTTAATGAACGTGTAAAAGAACTGTATTGGGAGGGATTTAGACGTTCGGATCTAATTCGCTACGGTAAATTTACGGGTGACAGTTACCTGTGGCCATTTAAAGGTGGTATGTTGGCAGGTCAGGCGGTACCAAGCTACAGAAATCTATTTCCGATTCCCGCCGCAGATATTATCGCCAATGTGAATCTCGTTCAGAATCCGGGCTACAATTAACCTAATGATGAATCTTTAATCTCGCAGCTCCTATCAGAGCGATGGGAGAACAAATAAATATAAGGGGTTAAAGGTGTTTATTTAAAAAAAATAATAAATAGCTGTTTACAGATGAAAATAATATATTATATAGGATTGGTGCTGCTACTGGCAACTTTCCAAAGGTGTAAAAAAGACGAAACACAGGCTAAATTGAACGCGACAGATGCGGTGAAATCAGCGGCATTGACTTTGGATAAAAATAGTCTGATCCTGTCCAAAAATAACGCAAACGATACGGTATTACATATTGCATTGATACAAGCCGATTTTGGCTATCAGGCAGCAGTGGCCAATGTGCTACAGTTTGGTATCAAGGGGGACAATTTTAAAACAGTGAAGGAAGTCGTTATTCCCGGCGGACGTACTGCAATGGGTTTTACTGGTTATGAACTAAATAGTTATTTGCTTGCTTTGGGCGTTCCGACAGGGGTGACATCGGACTTTGATGTCCGCGTAAAATCCAGCATCAACAGCAAAATCGCTGCGGTATATTCTGCGTTATCCGGGTTAAAAGCCAGTCCCTATGCATCGACAAGCTATTTATATGCTGTCGGAGCCTATCAGGGATGGGTTCCGGAGACAGCAGAATCGCTGATCTCGCCGACAAGTAATGGGATCTATAGCGGGATTATCTTTTTCCCCCAAGCGAATTTAGAGTTTAAGCTTACATCTGAACGCAATTGGGCTAATTCTTATGGTCAGACTGAGGCGGGGAAGATTGTATATAATGGCGGCGGAAATATTAAAGCACCACGTGCAGGAAATCTCGAGCTTGAAATCAATACCACTGCCAATACCATTACATACAAAGATCACAGCTGGGGTGTAATAGGTAGTGCTACACCAAAAGGCTGGGAAGCGGATACCGACATGAAGTATGACAATGCGAATCAGGTCTGGAAACTAACCGTTAATCTCACCGCAGGTGCCCTTAAGTTTCGTAAAAATCACGATTGGGGAACCAATTTTGGCGGTGTAAATGGTAGTCTTATCGCCGGTGGTGCAGATATTATGGTGACTACCGCTGGCAGCTATGCTATTGTCTTCGACCTTAATACAAATACTTATACATTGACCAAGAAATAAATTGTGCATATGCTGAAAAGAAATATAAGATTTACCACAGTATTTGTGGCACTAACTAGCCTCGGATGGAGCCCCCTGATGGGGCAATCCATCCAACGTGTGGAACCGCTGAACTGGTGGACAGGGATGGAGGTGCCTACAGTACAGTTGGTTGTCTATGGACCCCACATAGGCAAGAGCGACGTTCAGGTGGATGACAGGGGAATAGAATTGCTCAAAGTAAATCGGGTAGAGAATCCCAATTACCTTTTTCTGGATGTTAAGGTAAAAGCGGCTGCTCAACCCGGTTGGTCTACGTTTACTTTTAGCCTGGGGAAGAAAAAGTTGACCTATCGATACGAGCTCAAGCAAAGGGATCAGCGTATCAAAGCACAGGGAGTGACCAGTAAGGACTTGATTTATCTGATCATGCCAGACCGTTTTGCAAATGGCAATAAGACAAATGATCAAGTAAAAGGCATGTTGGACATGAGCCTGAATCGGGATTCAATGTATCTGCGTCATGGTGGCGATCTGGAAGGTGTAATAGGTAAATTGGATTACTTACAGGATCTTGGTGTGACCTCCGTCTGGTTGACACCGGTATTGACTAATGATATGCCTTTGGCCTCGTATCATGGTTATGCAAATACAGAGACTTATCATATAGATCCACGTTTTGGAAGCAATGATACCTATGTGCAGCTGGGAGAGCAATTACATAAACGTCGGATGAAACTGATCTTTGATGTAGTGCCCAATCATATCGGCAGCTATCATTGGACCGTGAAGGACAAGCCGATGGCGGATTGGCTCAATGAGTGGCCGAACTATACTCAGACTACTTACAAGGATCAGACTGTTTTTGATCCCTACGCGTCGGCAGATGACAAAAAGAAGATGGTTAAAGGTTGGTTTGTGCCAACTATGCCAGATATGAATCAGCAAAATACGTATGTACAGAACTATCTGACCCAAAGTCATATCTGGTGGATCGAAACAGCGGCCATTGATGGGTTTCGCATTGATACTTATCCTTACAATGACTTGGATTTTATGGCAAAATGGACCGATCGTATTCAAAAGGAGTATCCCAACTTTACCTTTTTTGGAGAAACTTGGGTACATGGTGTCGCGAACCAAGCCTATTTTCTAGGCGGGAAGCGTGTGGGACAGGATGTCGACTCGAAGCTGATGGGGGTGACGGATTTTCAACTGAATTATGCAATTGGGGATGCGCTTAATCAAAAAACCGAATGGACAGCGGGAGCAAATAAGCTTTATAGCACTTTGGCATCTGACTACCAGTACCCGCAGGCAGATCGAAATGTTCTTTTTTTGGATAACCATGATAAAGACCGTTTTTTCTCGGTCATAGGGGAAAATATACAAAAATATAAATCGGCTATGGCTTGGCTTCTGACAACAAGAGGGATTCCGCAGCTGTATTATGGTGCCGAGATCCTCATGAAAAACTTTTCCAATCCCGATGGCCTGTTACGAGAAGATTTTCAAGGTGGCTTTGCTGGCGACAAGGTCGATAAGTTTAAAGTCGGGGGACGGACAGCAGCAGAGCAGGATATGTGGAATTTTGTGCGCAGTCTGGCCAATTACCGTCAAAAAAATACCGTGTTGCAAACGGGGAAAACCATGCAATATGTACCTGAAGATGGAGTTTATGTGTATTTCCGTTACAATGATCAGCAAATTGTGATGGTTGTCATGAATTGCAACGATCAGGAAAAAGAGGTCAAATTGGACCGATTTACTGAAAGAAATACGGGAACGAAAGCTTATGTTGACGTTATTACACAACAAAAAATTACACCCGTTAATCAAAAAATCAAGCTGAGGGCTTACGAGACCAAAGTACTTGACCTAACATTTTAATACAACTTAAGATTTTAAAAGTTCTTTTTTTCAATGATTAATTATAATACTGTAAAGGCCGTAATATTTGATTTGGATGGTGTGTTGGTAGATACGGCAGTCTATCATTTTCAGGCATGGCATAGATTGGCAACGAGCTTGGGCTATACTTTTTCGCATGCGGAGAATGAACAGCTGAAAGGTGTGAGCAGAGTAGAATCGCTGGAGCTTATTTTGAAATGGGCCGGATTGGAAAAATCCGGACAGGAAAAAGAGCAGCTGCTGGTTCAGAAGAACCAATGGTATCTGAGCCTGATCGAACAGCTCAATCCAGGGCAGCTGCTTCCCGGTAGCCTCGATCTGCTCAATAAGCTTCGCGAAAAGAATATTTTGATTGGGTTGGGATCGGCCAGCAAAAATGCGTTGAACATACTTCAGAAAACCGGAATTGTGGATTATTTCGATGCTTTGATCGACGGAAATGCTGTTCAGGCATCTAAGCCAGATCCTGAGGTTTTCCTGAAAGGGGCAGAGGCTTTGGCGGTAGCACCTCAATCTTGTCTGGTGCTCGAAGATGCTCAGGCCGGCATCGATGCTGCTAAGGCTGCTAGTATGCAGGTTATCGGTGTTGGAAAAGCCGATAACTTAAAGGGAGCGGATGGCATAGTAGCCGACCTAAGGGCGCTAGTAGACAAATTTTAAATTATAGTAGCAATTAACGTATGAAAACATATATCAAGCATGATCCTTGGCAAATTATAGAAGATGAGTTTAGACCGGATCATAATGAATTTTCGGAAAGTATCTTTTCTATCGGCAATGGCCGTATGGGGCAACGGTCCAATTTTGAAGAACAGTTTAGTGGACAGACTTTACAGGGCTCTTATCTTGCAGGCATTTACTATCCGGATAAAACCCGTGTAGGCTGGTGGAAAAATGGTTATCCTGAATATTTTGCTAAAGTCATCAACTCTTTCAACTGGATCGGACTGACGATATCGGTCAACGGCCAGCCATTAGATCTGGCGAAAGTTAAGGTGAATTCATTTGAACGCCGGTTGGATATGAAACGGGGTATTTTGCACCGCAGTTTTGTTGCTGTGATGCCTGATGGAGCGGAGGTAAAGGTGGAGGCCAGTCGCATGTATCATCTTTTTGCACCCGAAACAGCTTCTTTGCAATATAACCTACAAGCGCTGTCGACCGCTATGGAATTGCAGGTGATTTCTTTTCTGGATGCCGATGTCGCGAATAGAGATAGTAATTACGACGAAAAATTCTGGGAACCATTGGCTCAGGGACAGCAGGGTACAAGTGTATTTATGTCTGCACAGACCAAAAAGACCGGATTTGTAGCCTGTGCTGCATTGGAAACCTATGTCGTAGGGCCAGAAAGCCAGATTAAGGCGGAGAGCCTCATTTCAACGACTGGTTATATGGCTGAGAAATATATCACGAGTCTAGTCCAGTCACAGGTACTTTGTATCGAGAAAAGAGTGGCAATTGTCACCTCTGAAAACCATGCTGTCGACCAGTTAAAGGAAGGGGCTACGACTTGTTTAGCTCAATTAGGGGAAGATAGTTTTGCGCAGCTTAAGGCAAAACAGGCTGCCGCATGGCAGGTAATTTGGGCAGAAAGCGATATTGAGATTTTTGGTGATGTTGCCGCCCAACAGGCCATTCGTTACAATATTTTCCAGCTGAATCAAACCTATACCGGTGCAGATGCACGGCTTAATATCGGCCCAAAAGGTTTTACGGGCGAGAAATACGGCGGTGTTACCTACTGGGATACCGAAGCGTATTGTATCCCATTTTATTTGGCTACGCAATCACCGGAGATTGCTCGTAATTTATTGTTGTACCGCTACCAGCAGCTGGATAAGGCCATCGAAAATGCCGAAAAGCTAGGCTTTAATAAGGGAGCAGCACTCTTTCCCATGGTAACTATCAATGGTGAGGAATGCCACAACGAATGGGAAATAACTTTTGAGGAAATACATCGCAATGGAGCGATCGCATTTGCGATCTACAATTACGTACGCTACACCGGAGATGCGGATTATATCTGGTCTCATGGTTTGGATGTATTGATTGCGATCAGTAGATTTTGGGCACAACGGGTCAATTGGAGTTCGGAAAAAAAACAATATGTCATGCTGGGTGTCACCGGACCGAATGAATACGAAAATAATGTCAATAACAACTGGTATACCAATAGAATTGCTTCCTGGTGTTTGGAATATACACTAAACTGTTTACAACAATGTAGAACAGCGGCTCCGGAGATTTATGCAACAGTGGTGGAAAGATTGGATATAACGCAAGATGAAAGGGCAGGTTGGCGGCATATCATCGACAAACTGTATTATCCTTATGATGAAAAAAGAGCGATTTATTTGCAACAGGACGGTTTTTTGGATAAAGAACTGATTGCGGTAGCGGACTTGGATCCTTCACAGCGTCCCATCAATCAAAAATGGAGCTGGGATCGTATCTTGCGGTCCTGTTATATCAAGCAGGCAGATGTGCTACAGGGCTTTTATTTTCTGGAGGAGCACTTTGACGATGATACGCTGCGACGCCATTTTGAATTTTATGAACCACTTACTGTGCATGAGAGTTCGCTTTCTCCTTGTGTACATGCAATATTGGCGGCCAAACTTGATAAAGCCGACAAAGCCTATGAGTTCTATTTGCGAACCTCACGTCTGGATCTGGATGATTATAATAATGATACAGAGGATGGATTGCATATTACCTCAATGGCCGGTACATGGATGACAATTGTTGAAGGATTTGCAGGTATGCGTATAAAAGATGGACAGCTGTATTTAAATCCAATGCTGCCCTCTGAATGGAAAGGATATAAGTTTCGTGTACTGTTTCGTGGGGCAAGCCTGTTGATCACGGTTTCCAACGAGTCTTACCTGATCGAAAACCAAAGCGATTTAACAGTCAATATTTTGACAGCAGTGGATGCATTTACTTTGGCTGCAAATAGTACGAGAGAGGTACTGCAGGTCAAGTAATGCAGTTTTTTTAGCTTGGCAAAGATGACACTCGCGCTTGGCTAAGATGGAACTGAAAATGGTAATTAAATTGTATTTTGTTTTAAATTTTGATAGCCTACTATGGGGAATAAACCTGAACTAAGTATAAGCCAGGTCATTAACATGAGTTTTGGGTTTTTAGGTATACAGATGGGCTTTGCCTTACAGAATGGCAATGCCTCACGTATTTTGCAATCCTTTGGCGCTGATGTGGAACATCTATCGTTATTTTGGTTAGCGGCGCCGATCACCGGCATGATTGTTCAGCCGATCATTGGTCACTATAGCGATCGTACATGGACAGCGCTTGGACGCCGTCGACCTTATATTTTGGTGGGAGCGTTGCTGACAACATTGACACTTTTTCTGATGCCGAATGCAGCGATGTTTACGCTGTTGTTACCACCGCTATGGATTGGAGCTGGCTTACTGATGTTTATGGATGCGTCGATTAATGTGACGATGGAGCCTTTTCGGGCTTTAATTGGAGACAACTTGCCCAGTAGTCAACGTAGTCTTGGCTTTTCTATACAAACCTTCCTTATCGGCGTGGGGGCAGTAGTTGGTTCGCTAATGCCTTATGTTTTTACCAAGTACTTCGGCTTTTCTGGAACAACAGCGGCTGGTCCTATACCTGAAAATGTGATTTATTCTTTCTATGCCGGTGGACTTGTGCTCTTGTGTACGGTGTTGTGGTCTGTTCTAAAAACAAAAGAATATAGCCCCAAAGAACTACAGTCTTTCACTGAAAATATTGATCAGGTTCAAGAAAACAGTACGGCTTTTGGGCTACGGACAATTTTGCGGGACATCAAAGCAATGCCGCAGGTTATGAAGAAATTGGGTTGGGTTCAGTTTTTTTCCTGGTTTGCGTTATTCATGATGTGGGTATACAGCACGCCAGCTATCGCTGAATCAGTATTCTATTTAAAAGAAGGGGATCGTACGGATCTCTATATGGAAGCCGCTAATTGGGTGGGTGTACTGTTTGGGATTTATAATGGGGTTTCTGCAATTTATGCCTTATTTATTCCGAAGATCGCCAGGCGCTATGGACGCAGCAGAACACATGCTTTTGGTCTTATGGTCGGTGGACTTTCATTGATATCACTTTTTCTGATCAAGGATGCCAATATGCTCATTTTGCCTATGATTGGGATTGGAATTGCTTGGGGAAGTATTTTGGCGATGCCCTATGCCATTTTAAGCGACCATTTGCCGGCATCCAAAATGGGCGTGTATATGGGGCTTTTTAATTTTTTTATAACTTTACCACAGATCGTATGTGGTTTTTTTGGTGGTATGATTATAAAATATTTCTTTCAGAGCCAGTCGATTTATGGCTTGTTACTTGCTGGGGTATTTATGTTTTTAGCTGCTTTTTTTGTTCCAAAAAGTAAGCAGTAAATAAAGATGAAGGATAGAAACGTTCGCAACCAAGAACGTTTCTATTTTTTGTTTACCCTCACTTGGTTTTCAATTTTCTTATAAAAATAAGTACTGCGGGTAAAAATGTAGTTCCTTTTATTGTTTACTGTGTTCGACTATATACGTACTAGGTGGCATCCCATAATGTTTATGAAAATCTCTGGAAAAATTTGACTGTACGGTGTAGCCTACCATCGTGGAGATCTGTGTAATATTATATTCTTTCTGGGTAAGCAGTTCGGCTGCCTTCTTTAAACGTGATATGTTGATTAGTTCATTAGGTGTCAGGTCCGAGAGCCCTTTGATTTTGCGATATAAAGTCGGACGACTCATATTCATTAACTTGGCAAGTTCTTCGACATTTAGATCGATATCTGAGATATTGTCATAAATTATGGTATTGAGCAAACTTATAAAGTCTTTATCTGGCGCGGAAACATTAATTTCGGCTAAATGTGTACTTGGAGAATTGGTAAAATAATTTTTAATTATTTTTCGATTGTTTAAAATGTTACGTAGCTGTACCATTAAAAATTCCATGGAAAAAGGCTTTTCAATATAAGCATCTGCCCCGATCTTCAGCCCTTGAATTTTAGCATCCAGTGCGTTTTTTGCCGTCAGGAATATCACTGGAATATGGCTGTAGAGAATATCTGTCTTAATGCGCTTACATAATGCAATGCCATCCATTATAGGCATCATGATATCTGTCAGAACAAGCTGTACATTGTCGCGGTCCAATATCTCAAGAGCTTCAGCTCCATTGTTAGCTCTTAGAATGGTATAGTTTATTTTGAGTTCCTTGTTGAGATAGGCAAGTATTTCCTTATTGTCTTCGACGATAAGAATCACCGGTTTTTCAGTAGTTTCCTCCTCCTTGGCATACATTCCGCGTTCTTCAGTCTTGTAATTCTCTTCGAGAAAAGGTTTGATATCGAGCGACTGCTCCTGGAAGATAGGAAGTGAAAGCAGAAAAATATTTCTTTGTTCTTCGGTATAAACTAGCGATAAGGAACCCTGATGAAGCTCCACAAGTGAGCGGGAGAGTGGAAGACCAATGCCAGTACCAGTATCTTTATCAGATTCATTCAGGCGATA
The window above is part of the Sphingobacterium sp. ML3W genome. Proteins encoded here:
- a CDS encoding SusC/RagA family TonB-linked outer membrane protein, with the protein product MNKQLLRPFWALNMLLGVSATAFAQQATLQGKVMDQKGVSLVGATLRFEEIQKSLSTNANGDFSLDRLKAGKLRLKVSMVGYTALDTLIQVKDGSNPLNLYLKADASQLEEVVVIGYGTQKKSELTGSISTVTSKDFQKGQISSPEQLIMGKVPGVQITTSGGQPGAGSTIRIRTGASLNASNDPLIVVDGVPLAGGSVSGVANPLSLINPNDIETFTILKDANATAIYGSRASNGVILITTKKGSRSGTQINFSTQNSLATVGKKVDLLTADQIRDYVNTNGTDAMKKLLGEANTDWQDVIYGNAFTTDNNINIASKAGNMPYRISAGYMNQDGVLKNDNLKRTTAALALTPKFLDNHLSLDVNVRGTWSKSRFATQDAIGSAIQFDPTQRVYVDDKNSFGGYFEWIQGGKPNPNAPRNPLALLELRKDQGDVFRSIGNAKVDYSFHFLPELHANLNVGYDLARSKGNTFTPAIAARNFNEGGERTEYKTDINNKTLEFYLKYDKELPEIKSNIDATLGYGYYKNSTKAYNFDRTNEAGEVLTSVNLPFDRPENLLISYYGRLIYTYDNRYVLSGTLRTDGSSRFSPDNRWGYFPSVGFTWRAKNERLLKDIAALSDLKFRLSYGKTGQQDGIANYSYLPNYTIGGNQSMYRFGNEYYYLYSPVVYDGDIRWESTTTYNAGIDFGFNNNRIYGSVDYYSKKTRDLLSTIPIAVGSNFSNFLLTNVGNMENQGLELNLHVVPVKSEKSTLDLGFNLTYNRSKVTNLTLSDDPNFMIETGGIRGGTGNNIQAHQVGYTPYSFRAFQQVYDEQGKPVEGLYVDRNGDGVISDSDRYMYKSPLPKYLLGFTAAYAYQKWSLATTLRANLDNYVYDNVSSNFGSSYNVIDQASLVINNAPVDFLNSNFKEKQLQSDYYIKNASFLKMDNINVSYQLGQFIRNSKANLSISATVQNVFTVSKYKGVDPEISNGIDDRFYPRPRTYVLGINVNF
- a CDS encoding RagB/SusD family nutrient uptake outer membrane protein; translated protein: MKKLNKYISACLLALALSSCHKDLDLKPTNDVIAEVAYKDFTGYTQAFARLYGSLTLTSTSGPNNTDLGGLDAGTSDFLRLFWNAQELTTDEAACAWLNDPGISGLDYLNFDDSNPMLRGLYTRCVYTATLVNEFLRESTDAKLSERGISEADKAEIAYYRAEARFIRAYNYWVLLDLFGNPPFVTEETAVGKVAPPQIKRPDLFAYVEKELLAVADQLKGSKKNVYGRVDQVAAWGLLARLYLNAEVYLGTGTKKYTEAITYAEKVLNSGYSLGTNYRQLFYADNDLNNPEFIFYLPYDGTKTQSKGGTTYLINAAIDATMNPGSFGVPGGGWAGNRTRDNIATIFGDYSGATDKRAMFHLNASVKIEDIAVYKQGLAVTKFRNVNKDNTAPVAAEGFVASVDFPLIRLAEMHLIYAEATLRGGTGGTVAKALDYVNKLRVRAYGNTSGNLTNISLDDILNERVKELYWEGFRRSDLIRYGKFTGDSYLWPFKGGMLAGQAVPSYRNLFPIPAADIIANVNLVQNPGYN
- a CDS encoding SusE domain-containing protein is translated as MKIIYYIGLVLLLATFQRCKKDETQAKLNATDAVKSAALTLDKNSLILSKNNANDTVLHIALIQADFGYQAAVANVLQFGIKGDNFKTVKEVVIPGGRTAMGFTGYELNSYLLALGVPTGVTSDFDVRVKSSINSKIAAVYSALSGLKASPYASTSYLYAVGAYQGWVPETAESLISPTSNGIYSGIIFFPQANLEFKLTSERNWANSYGQTEAGKIVYNGGGNIKAPRAGNLELEINTTANTITYKDHSWGVIGSATPKGWEADTDMKYDNANQVWKLTVNLTAGALKFRKNHDWGTNFGGVNGSLIAGGADIMVTTAGSYAIVFDLNTNTYTLTKK
- a CDS encoding glycoside hydrolase family 13 protein is translated as MLKRNIRFTTVFVALTSLGWSPLMGQSIQRVEPLNWWTGMEVPTVQLVVYGPHIGKSDVQVDDRGIELLKVNRVENPNYLFLDVKVKAAAQPGWSTFTFSLGKKKLTYRYELKQRDQRIKAQGVTSKDLIYLIMPDRFANGNKTNDQVKGMLDMSLNRDSMYLRHGGDLEGVIGKLDYLQDLGVTSVWLTPVLTNDMPLASYHGYANTETYHIDPRFGSNDTYVQLGEQLHKRRMKLIFDVVPNHIGSYHWTVKDKPMADWLNEWPNYTQTTYKDQTVFDPYASADDKKKMVKGWFVPTMPDMNQQNTYVQNYLTQSHIWWIETAAIDGFRIDTYPYNDLDFMAKWTDRIQKEYPNFTFFGETWVHGVANQAYFLGGKRVGQDVDSKLMGVTDFQLNYAIGDALNQKTEWTAGANKLYSTLASDYQYPQADRNVLFLDNHDKDRFFSVIGENIQKYKSAMAWLLTTRGIPQLYYGAEILMKNFSNPDGLLREDFQGGFAGDKVDKFKVGGRTAAEQDMWNFVRSLANYRQKNTVLQTGKTMQYVPEDGVYVYFRYNDQQIVMVVMNCNDQEKEVKLDRFTERNTGTKAYVDVITQQKITPVNQKIKLRAYETKVLDLTF
- the pgmB gene encoding beta-phosphoglucomutase, producing the protein MINYNTVKAVIFDLDGVLVDTAVYHFQAWHRLATSLGYTFSHAENEQLKGVSRVESLELILKWAGLEKSGQEKEQLLVQKNQWYLSLIEQLNPGQLLPGSLDLLNKLREKNILIGLGSASKNALNILQKTGIVDYFDALIDGNAVQASKPDPEVFLKGAEALAVAPQSCLVLEDAQAGIDAAKAASMQVIGVGKADNLKGADGIVADLRALVDKF
- a CDS encoding family 65 glycosyl hydrolase domain-containing protein, encoding MKTYIKHDPWQIIEDEFRPDHNEFSESIFSIGNGRMGQRSNFEEQFSGQTLQGSYLAGIYYPDKTRVGWWKNGYPEYFAKVINSFNWIGLTISVNGQPLDLAKVKVNSFERRLDMKRGILHRSFVAVMPDGAEVKVEASRMYHLFAPETASLQYNLQALSTAMELQVISFLDADVANRDSNYDEKFWEPLAQGQQGTSVFMSAQTKKTGFVACAALETYVVGPESQIKAESLISTTGYMAEKYITSLVQSQVLCIEKRVAIVTSENHAVDQLKEGATTCLAQLGEDSFAQLKAKQAAAWQVIWAESDIEIFGDVAAQQAIRYNIFQLNQTYTGADARLNIGPKGFTGEKYGGVTYWDTEAYCIPFYLATQSPEIARNLLLYRYQQLDKAIENAEKLGFNKGAALFPMVTINGEECHNEWEITFEEIHRNGAIAFAIYNYVRYTGDADYIWSHGLDVLIAISRFWAQRVNWSSEKKQYVMLGVTGPNEYENNVNNNWYTNRIASWCLEYTLNCLQQCRTAAPEIYATVVERLDITQDERAGWRHIIDKLYYPYDEKRAIYLQQDGFLDKELIAVADLDPSQRPINQKWSWDRILRSCYIKQADVLQGFYFLEEHFDDDTLRRHFEFYEPLTVHESSLSPCVHAILAAKLDKADKAYEFYLRTSRLDLDDYNNDTEDGLHITSMAGTWMTIVEGFAGMRIKDGQLYLNPMLPSEWKGYKFRVLFRGASLLITVSNESYLIENQSDLTVNILTAVDAFTLAANSTREVLQVK